The nucleotide window AGCTCGTCTGCCTCGCTCGTCGTGGTGCGGACGTCGACCAGGCCGGTGTCAGCGTCCAGACCGATGACCACCAGCACGTCCTCGATGCGTGCCTTCGGGGTTGCCGTCAGCCAGACCGAGCGATGCAGTCCGGCGTAGTTGTAGAAGTCGTGGAAGTACCGCTGCCGCGGGCCGGTCGGCCCGTCCTCGACGACGCCGGGCGGGATCGATGCGAAGGTCAGCGTGTTGTTGACCTTGATCACCAGCCGGCACTCCTGGCCGGGCTCGACGGCGTCGGTGAGGTCGAGTTCGAACGGCAGATAGCCGCCCTCGTGCGATCCGATCTCGTGCCCGTTCAGCCAGACCGTCGCCCGGTGGGTGGCCGACTCGACGTAGAGGCTGATCCGCTGGTCCTGCCAGCCGCGCGGGATCCGGACCGTGGTCGCGTACCAGAGATCGCCGAAGAACTCCCGATCTCCCGGGTCCAGCACCAATTCGTTGTACGAGGCCGGCACGGCCATCGCCCGGGCTTCCGGCAGCGCGCCGTCCTGCCATCCTTGTTCGACACCGACTCCGTCGCGATCAATACGGAAGTCCCACAAACCGTCGAGCCGCTTACGCTCTCGAGTCGCCGTGTCCTGTGGCCTCAACATGGCGCCCCCGTATGCCCGAACCGTTCCACTCTGAACTCCTTGATCATCGGTTGCCAGAACAGAATCAGCAGCGCCGATCGGTCGTCAAGGGTTGCCGCCGGTTTGCCGTCTCAGGCCGGTGAGCCGGCGAGCGCGGCCATGATCAACTCGCGATGCCCCATACGCAGGTCGGCCGGCAGTTCGCCGACGGTGAAGAAGCGTGCCTCGGCAACCTCGATCTCGTCCACCCGCGGCACCTGGTCGCCGGCCAGTCGGCTGATCACCGCGACCTCCAGCCGCAGCCGGAAGCCGGAGTTGATCTTGTGGATCCTGACATCGGTTATCTGCAAGGAGGTTTCCTCGGCAACCTCGCGGGCAAACCCCTGCTCGATAGTCTCGCCCCGCTCGAGATAGCCAGAAGGAGTGCCCCAGGGACAATCCTTCCAGAACCGATGCCGCAGCAGCAGGACTCGATCATGATCGTCGAGCACGACGCCGGTGACGCCGATCATGAAGGTGGCGTGTTTCAGCCACAGGATCCGCCACTGTGCCGGCCCGTGCAGGCGTTTCCAGGCGCGGGCCGCCAACTCGGCAAGATCACCCTTGATCATCGAGGTGTTTCAGCAGACCTTGTGCATCCAGCCGTGGGTGTCCTCGACCCGGCCGTACTGGACGTCCAGCAGGGCGCGGCGCAGTTCGTCGGTGTAACGACCGGAGGCGCCGTCGTTCACCACAACTCGCCCTTGTTCGGTGACCAGCGAGCCGACCGGGTTGATCACCGCCGCCGTACCGCAGGCGAACATCTCGGTGATCTTGCCGGAGCGGATGCCGTCCAGCAGTTCGTCGATGCTGATCCGGCGCTCGACCGGCTGCAGACCGTGCTCGGAAGCCAGCGTGAGCACCGAATCGCGGGTGACGCCCTCCAGGATGGTTCCCTCCAGCGACGGCGTGATCAACTCGCCGTCGCTGGTGACCAGGTAGATGTTCATCCCGCCGAGCTCCTCCACCCAGCGCTTCTCTGCGCCGTCCAGGAAGAGCACCTGGTCGCAACCCTTGTCGTACGCCTCCTGCTGGGCGATCAGGCTGGAGGCGTAGTTGCCGCCGGTCTTGGCCGCACCGGTGCCGCCGGGTGCGGCGCGCACGTACTGCGACGAGACCCAGATGTCCACCGGTTGCACGCCGTGACTGAAGTACGCACCGGCCGGGCCGGCGATGCAGGCGTAGGTGACGGTCTTGGCCGGCCGCACCCCGAGGAACGTCTCGGAAGCGAACATGAACGGCCGGATGTAGAGGTTGCTTTCCCCGCCGCCGGGCACCCAGGCCTGATCGGTGACCACCAGGGTTTCGATGCTGGCCAGGAAATCCTCGTGCGGCAGCACCGGCAGCGCCAGCCGTTCGGCGGACTTGGTGAAGCGGTCCGCGTTCTTGTCCGGGCGGAACAGCCAGATCGAGTCGTTGGCGTGCCGGTAGGCCTTCAGCCCCTCGAAGATCTCCTGCGCGTAGTGCAGCACCGCCGCCGCCGGATCCAGCTGGAACGGACCGTACGGGCGGACCTGGCGATCGTGCCAACCCTCCTCCGGGTTCCAAATGGCCACGGCCATGTGATCGGAGAAATGGAGGCCGAATCCCGGATCGGCGAGGATGGCCGCGCGCTCGGCCTCGCTCTTCGGATGCGGATTGGGCCGGACGTCGAACAGCCTGCTCATGGTTTGCACGCTAGCACTGCCTTTCTCTTGGACTGACGGCTGAGATGGGGCTCTCGTCGCGGACGCGGTCTGGCTACGATGCGCGGGTGACGAGCGAGAACAAGACGAAGAATCTGGCCGTGATCGCCGGTGACGGCATCGGTCCCGAGGTGGTCGCCGAGGGCATCAAGGTGCTGCAGGCGGTCGCCCCCGGCGCCTTCGAGCTGACCGACTACGACCTCGGCGCCGAGCGTTGGAAGCGGACAGGGGAGGTGCTCCCGGACTCGGTTCTGGACGAGTTGCGTCAGTCCGACGGCATTCTCTTCGGCGCGGTCGGTGCCGCACCCGGTGACAAGACGATGCCCAGTGGCATCCTCGAGCGCGGCCTGATCCTCAAGATCAGATTCGCCTTCGATCACTACGTCAACCTGCGGCCGAGCCGGCTGTTCCCCGGCATTCCCACTCCGCTGGCCGATTCGGTGATCGCCGGCAAGGAGATCGACTTCGTCGTCGTTCGCGAGGGCACCGAGGGTCTGTACGTCGGCAACGGCGGCGTGGTCCGTGCCGGCACGCCGGCCGAGATCGCCACCGAGGTGAGCATCAACACCGCGTACGGGGTGGAGCGGGTCGTTCGCGACGCCTTCGCCCGCGCCTCCCGGCGCCGGAACAAGATCACCTTGGTGCACAAGCACAACGTGCTGGTCAACGCCGGTGGGCTGTGGCGCAGGATCTTCGAGTCGGTCGCCCGCGAGTATCCCGATGTCGCCACCGACTACCTGCACGTCGACGCCGCCACCATCTTCCTGGCCACCGATCCGGCCCGGTTCGACGTGATCGTCACCGACAACCTGTTCGGCGACATCATCACCGACCTGGCCGGTGCGGTCACCGGTGGCATCGGACTGGCCGCCAGCGGCAACATCAACCCGGAGGGCCGCTATCCGTCGATGTTCGAGCCGGTGCACGGTTCTGCTCCTGACATTGCTGGTAAGGCCATCGCGGATCCGACCGCGACGATCCTGTCGGTCTCGTTGCTGCTGGATCATCTCGGCCTGGCAGACGAGTCCGCCCGAATCGAAAAGGCAGTGCTGGCCGACATCGCTCACCGCTCCGCTGGTACGTCGCGCAGCACCAGCGAGATCGGCGACGCGATCGCCTCGGCCCTCTGACCTCGCCCTTTTACTGTCCGTCCCTCGACCGTTGTGATCTTGGGGTGGGCGGTCTCTGCGCGCAGACAACCGGTCCGCACAATGCCTGGTTCCCTTATCTGGTTGGGATCTGATGGCTGATACGGGGCGCGGACGGCATTGTGCGGACGGCCAGGCCCATCCACGTCTTGCGCGCAGAGACCGCCCGCCCCAGCCTCGGCAGACCAGTCGCCCGCACTCCGTCTGGGGCGCACCTGGGCTCGGACCGCACCCAAGGGCCCTGAGCTTGTCGAAGGGCCGGTAACCCCCGCTGCCTACCGCTCAGCCGGACGTTGCTGACGTACGCGAATGATCTCGGGGCGGGTCTCGTGGGCTCGCCGGGCGCGGCGGTGCGGGCGCTCGGCTACGGTCCGGCGGGAGGTTTCGTCCTGCTCGGCCCAACGGTCTGGATACATGTCGTACATGTGCATTCCCGGTTCGAGATCGATGCTGGTGGACGAGATACTAGGACGTCCGAGTATTTTTCCACCAGATCGTGGGATGACGTTCTCGCATCCTGGACCCTGCCCGTCTGCAATGAAAGACTGACTGTTGTGAGTGCACCGCCCGAACTGCCCGAACTCGTCACCCGAGCGCTGCGGATGTCCCTGCAGCACGGGTACGTGATGGCCTCGCGCAACGAGACCGGGCGGCTGCTGGCGACCCTCGCGGCAACCCGGTCCGGGACGATGGCCGAGTGCGGCACCGGCTGCGGTGTCGGCGCCGCGTGGCTGCGGGTCGGTGCCCCCAAGGGCACCCGAGTGCTGACCGCGGAGCTCGATCCCGAACTCGCCCACGGCGTGATGGAGATGTTCGCCGGCGACGACATCGACGTGATGCATGCCGACTGGTCCACGTTGGCCGAGCACGCCCCGTTCTCGTTGATCTTCATCGATGCGGAGAGCGCCCGGCACTCTCCGCGGGAGGAGATCATCGACATGCTGGAGACTGGCGGGATGATCGTCCTCGACGACTTCTCCCCCTCAACCAACTGGCCCCCGATGGAGTCCGGCCGCGTTGATCAACTCCGTCAGGCCTGGCTCACCGACGAACGCTTCACCAGCGTCGACGTGATGGTCGCCCCCGACACCTCGGTCCTGATCGCCGTCAAGCGCTGACGCTGCGGCAGGTCCGGCTCGTGCGAGGCGCCTACAGCGGACCGATTCTGCGGGTCAGCACCACAGCAACGACGGGACTCCAAAACCTTGCGTCGTGCCGGATTTGTCCGAGCACCCGCAGACATGCCCGAGCTTCCGACGATCTGTGCAGGGCGCACACTGTGACCTGCAAATCCAAGGAGCTTGGAGCTCGCAGTGGCGATCTATGGGTGCGCAAACTCCTCGGATACGGGAGGTCGGAACGCAATATGACGACCGCACGTCGCCTGCCGTACCTGACCTCGTCCACCATCCGACCTCGCCACGAGTGAGGAATGGATCCACGCGATGAGATGCAGCATGGGTCTGCGCAGCTCGCACTGACCATCGGGCTGACCGGATTCGATATCGGGTCGTGACCGGAAGCGTGCCGAACGCGTCGTGATCATGGCATCCTGCTGCAATGCCTCGTGAACGACGTCACCGCGGACCACGGATCCTGCTCGGGATCGCCGTGATGATCGTGCTGGTCGCCGGTGGGTTCTGGGTCTTGAGCCGGTTCGCCGGCGGCTGGGGGGTGCCCTACTTCAGCTTCACCACCGACCGCGGATCGCTGTGTACCAACGACTTCACCGGCTATCACTGCGACAACGTCTCGAAGGCCGACGTCCAGTGGTGGGGCGATCTGGACCTGCCCGACAGCGCGGTCGTGCACAGCTCGCACTACAAGTCGACCCACGACTTCAATCTGGACGCGGTGGTGACCGTGCCCAAGGCCGACGCGGCGAAGACGTACGCGTCGCTGCGGAAGACGTTCGGGGCCTGCCAGTCCGGTCATCCGACCCAACTGGACACCACCGGGCTGGCCCAGGTCTGCGTGATGGCCAACGACGCCTCCGACACCGCCGGAGATGCGGCCCCGCTGGCCGACACCCTGTACGAGATCACCACCGGGGTGCAGAAGGACGGCGCGCTGGTGATCGGGATCCACGAGGAATCCCGCTGAAACCAGAAGTTGTCAGCGGAAGAAGGCGCTATAGCGCCTCCTGCCGCTGACAACTCGGTGTGAATGTTTACCGGGCGGCGGTGCCTTCGACGTAGTCGTCGTCGTGGCTCTTCACCCAGGCCATCAGGCCGCGCAGTTCGCGGCCGACCTTCTCGATCGGGTGCTGCTCGGCCTCGGCCCGGAACCGCTTGAACTCGGGCGCGCCGGCGTCCTGGTCATCGATGAATCGCTGGGCGAAGGTGCCGTCCTGGATGTCGGACAGCACGGCCTTCATCGACTCCTTGACGTGATCGTCGATCACCCGCGGGCCGGACACGTAATCGCCGTACTCGGCGGTGTCGGAGATGCTCCAGCGCTGCTTGGCGATGCCGCCCTCGTACATCAGGTCGACGATCAGCTTCAGCTCGTGCAGGCACTCGAAGTAGGCGACCTCCGGCTGGTAGCCGGCGTTGGTCAGCGTCTCGAAGCCGGCCTGGATCAGCGCGCTGGCGCCGCCGCACAGCACGGCCTGCTCGCCGAAGAGGTCGGTCTCGGTCTCCTCGGTGAACGTGGTCTTGATGCCGCCGGCCCGCAAGCCACCGATGCCCTTGGCGTAGGAGAGCGCCAGGTCCCAGGCCTTGCCGGTGCCGTCCTGCTCGACCGCGACCAGCACCGGAACACCACGACCCTCGGCGTACTCACGACGCACGAGGTGTCCCGGGCCCTTCGGCGCGACCATCGCCACGTCGACACCCTCCGGAGGCTTGATGTAGCCGTAGCGGATGTTGAAGCCGTGGCTGAAGAAGAGCGCGTCGCCCGGGACGAGGTTCGGCGCGATGGCCTCCTCGTACACCTTGCGCTGGCTCGGGTCCGGGGTGAGGACCATGATCAGATCGGCTTCCTCACACGCCTCGTACGGGGTGAGAACCCGCAGGCCCTGTGCCTCGGCCTTGGCGCGGCTCTTGCTGCCTTCCTGGACGCCGACGCGTACGTCGACGCCCGAGTCGCGCAGGGACAGCGCATGGGCGTGGCCCTGGCTGCCGAAACCGAGAATCGCGACATGACGACCCTGGATCACCGAGAGGTCGGCATTGTCGTCGTAGAACATTTCTGCGGGCACTTGATCCAACTCCTGATTTCTTGTGTTGCTGAGATGTTGTGTGGCCGTCAGCGCATCGTAGACCCGGCGAGCCTAGATCGCGCGGATGGCCTTGTTGCGTTCGGTTCTGAGCGAGCGGTCGGTGATCGATCGACTGCCGCGTCCCAGCGCCACCAAGCCGGATTGGACCAGCTCGCGGATGCCGTACGGTTCCAGCATCTCGAGCAGTGATCCCAGCTTGTCCGGGTTTCCGGTGGCTTCGATGGTGATCGTGTCCGCGCTGACATCGACCGATTTCGCCTTGAAGAGCTGGACGATCTCCAGCACCTGGCCGCGGGTCGACTGGTCGGCCCGGACCTTGACCAAGATCAACTCGCGGCGGACCGAATCCGGTTCGAGTTCGACGATCTTGAGCACTTCGACGAGTTTGTTGAGCTGCTTGGTGAGCTGCTCCAACACCGCGTCGTCGACAGCGGTGGCAATGGTGATCCGGGAAACCTCCGGATGCTCCGTCGGACCGACGGCAAGAGAGTCGATGTTGAAGCCGCGGCGGGAGAACAGCCCGGAGACGCGGGCGAGCACGCCGGGCTTGTTCTCCACCAACACCGAGAGTGTACGAGTCGGGTTTGTGCCCGCTTCGATCCGAGTGGTCACAGTTCCTCACCTTCCCAGTTCGGAGCAAGATCACGGGCGATCTTTATCGCGTCGTTGCTGCCGCCGGCCGCAACCATCGGCCACACCATCGCGTCCTTGTGCACGACGAATTCGACCACCACCGGCGCGTCGTTGATGCTGAGCGCCTTGTCGATCACCGCGTCGACCTCGGCCGGCGTCTCGGCCCGCAGCCCCACGCAGCCCATCGCCTCGGCCAGCTTCTGGAAGTCCGGCACCCGGTTGGTCTTCAGATCGGTGTTGGAGTAGCGGCCCTGGTAGAAGAGGGTCTGCCACTGCCGGACCATGCCCAGGCTCTGGTTGTTGATCACCGCGATCTTGACCGGAATCCCTTCCAGGGCACAGGTGACGAGCTCCTGGTTGGTCATCTGGAAGCAGCCGTCACCGTCGATACACCAGACCACGGAGTCCGGCCGGCCGGCCTTGGCACCCATCGCCGCGGGAACGCCGTACCCCATGGTGCCGGCGCCGCCGGAGTTGAGCCAGTGCCCGGCTCGCTCGAAGGGCAGGAAATGCGCTGACCACATCTGATGCTGGCCGACGCCGGCGACGTAGTACGCGTCCGGTCCGGTCAGCTCGCCGATCCTCTTGATCACGCCCTGCGGTGACAGCGATCCGTCGTCGGGTTCGTCGTAGCCGGTCGGGTAGCGGTTCTGCAGACCGTCGAGATATCCCTGCCAGGCAGAGAAATCCGGCAGTTCGGGCTCGGCCCGGAGCACCTCGGTCAGTTCGCCGATCACCTCGGCGCAGTCTCCGACGATCGGCACGTCGGCATGCCGGTTCTTGCTGATCTCGGCCGGGTCGATGTCGGCGTGGATCACCTTGGCGTCCGGTGCGAAACTGGACAACTGACCCGTCACCCGATCGTCGAATCGAGCACCGAGCGAGATCAGCAGATCGCTGCGCTGCAAGGCGCCCACGGCCGCGACCGCACCGTGCATGCCGGGCATGCCGTAGTTCAGCGGATGGCTGTCCGGGACCGCGCCGCGCGCCATCAAAGTGGTGACCACCGGGATCTTCGTCAGCTCCACCAGTTGGACCAACTGCTCGGCCGCATTCGCCTTGATCACACCGCCGCCGACGTAGAGCACCGGCTGCTTGGCGGCCATGATCAACTTCGCCGCTTCACGGATCTGCTTGCTGTGCGGGCGACTGACCGGACGGTAGCCCGGCAGATCGAGCCGCTTGGGCCAGTGGAACGGGGCGATGCCCTGCAACGCGTCCTTGGTGATGTCCACCAGCACCGGTCCGGGCCGGCCGGTGGATGCGATGTGGAACGCCGCCGCGATCGCGTGCGGGATGTCCTCGGCCTTCTTCACCAGGAAGCTGTGCTTGGTGATCGGCATGGTGATGCCGGTGATGTCGGCTTCCTGAAAGGCGTCGGTGCCGATCGAACCGGACGCGACCTGGCCGGTGATCGCCACGATCGGGACCGAGTCCATGTAGGCGTCGGCGATCGCGGTGACCAGGTTGGTCGCTCCCGGACCGGAGGTGGCCATGCAGACACCGACCTTGCCGGTGACCATCGCATAGCCCTCGGCGGCATGTCCTGCGCCCTGCTCGTGGCGGACGAGGATGTGCCGTACAGCTTCGGAGTCGTACAGCGGATCGTAGGCGGGGAGGATCGCTCCCCCGGGGATCCCGAATACGACGTCGGCGCCGACCCGTTCGAGGGATCGGACCAGCGCTTGCGCCCCGGTCAGGCCCGCATCAGCGGCGGGCGAACTCTCTGACCGCTCCTCAGCCATTTCCTTACTCCTGCCTGTGGTTCGAACTGCCCGTGCTCGACTACCGCGTCTGGTGGACGGCAGTGCCGCGATCGGCTTCCGTACAAGAAAAAACCCCCGCCGCCGGGTGGCAGACGAGGGAGCGTGTCGACGATTGAGCTGATGCTCAGCCGACACGCTTTTCGATTACGAGAAGCTGGAACGCGAAACGCACGCAACCACAATCCCGCGCCGGCCGCCCCATGTCAACTGCCGGGACGCTCCGTCTTGTTATCTGGATGCTCAACGCCCTGAGGTGGACCTTGCGTCCCTTGACGATCATCGGCACCTGGGGCTAGGACTTATGGCTAGCACCACAGCAGGAAGCACGCACCGTTCAACGAAGATCGGCCGTTCGACGAAGATCGGAGTGCAGATGGCGACATCCGGCGGGACCACGTTGCGCTCCCGAGCGCGGAGTTTGCTGGCCTGCATCGTGCTCGGTTGCCTGCTGACCGCCTGCGCGGCCAACGACAATCGTCCCGGCGTCTCGCTGATCTTGAAGACTCAGACCAACCCGTACTTCGTGGCGATGAAGAAGGACGCCGAGGACGAGGCCGCCAAACAGGGCGTACGGCTGTCGGTCGCGGCCGGCACCCAGGACGGCGACACCCAGAACCAGATCAATCAGATCTACACCGCCATCGCCCGCGGCGACAAAGGGATCCTGATCACCAGCAACGGTGACTCGATCAACGCCGCCCTGCGCCAGGCGAAGGCCGCCGGGCTCTACGTGATCGCCCTGGACACTCCGCTGATCCCGCCGAACACAGCCGACAACACGTTCGCCACCGACAATCGGGTCGCCGGGCAGCACATCGGCCAGTACGCCGCGGCCAAGCTGGACGGCAAGCCGGCAGTGATCGCGATGCTCGATCTGTACAACGACCAGGTGGTCACCGTCGACACCAACCGTGATCACGGATTCCTTCAGGGGATGGGAATCCCGACCGGCAACCAGAGTCAGAACGGGCTGGAGCCGAAGAAGGGCCACTACACCGGCGGCAAGGGCGGCAGCTACCAGATCGTCTGCCACCGACCGACCCAGGGCGCCATCGACGGCGGCCGGCAGGCGATGGAGCAATGTCTGTCCGCCAACCCGAACATCAACGTCGTCTACACCATCAACGAACCCGCCGGCGAGGGCGCGTACGCGGCGTTGAAGGCGGCCGGCAAGCAGAAGCAGGCCTTCATCGTCACCATCGACGGCAGCTGCGACGGCATCAACTTGGTCAAGAGCGGCGAATTCGCAGCCGACTCGACGCAATACCCCGGCAAGATGGCCCGGCTCGGCGTGGCCGCGATCGCCAAGATCGCTCGCGGCGGACCACCGCCCGGCAAGACCGCCGGTAAGAACTTCTACGACACCGGCACGGCGCTGGCGACCAACGACCCGATCCCGGGCGTCAAGAGCCAGACGCCCGCCGCGGCCGCAAAGACCTGCTGGGGCTAGAGACCGGCTGGGATAGGAAGGTGCACCGATGAGTCAGACCGCGAGTACCAGTCCGGCCAGCGTCGAGGATCTGCTCAGCCGTCGACGAAGTCCGGCCGAACGGATCCAGCATGTGCTGCACGGCAACCCGGCGTTGAGTCCGCTGATCGTATTGATCGCAGCGTTGATCGTCTTCGGCATCGTCTCCGAAGGATTCCTGCGTCCGCAGGCGTTGTCGCTGCTGGTGCAGCAGATGGCGGTCGTCGGCACCCTGGCCGCCGGCCAGACCTTGATCATCTTGACCGCCGGCGTCGACCTGTCGATCGGGATGGCGATGGTGCTGTCCTCGCTGGTGATGGCCAAACTCGCCTTCGGCGGGATGCCGTCGTTCCTGGCGTTGCTGATCGGCATCGCGGTCGCGGTCCTGACCGGGCTGCTGAACGGCTTCCTGGTGACCAAGATCAACTTGCCGCCGTTCATCGTCACCCTGGGCACCTTCTCGATCTTCACCGCGCTGTCGCTGTTGTACGCCCAGGGTCAGACCATCGCGGTGAACCCGAACTCGTTCCTGCTGGTCACCGGCCGCAGTCTCTCGATCGGTTCGGTCAGCGTCACCTGGGGTGTGATCTTCATGGTGGCGGTGTTCGTGGCGCTCGGCTTCGCCCTGCGCAACTCGGCCTGGGGCCGACATCTGTACGCCACGGGTGACGATGCCGATGCCGCCCGGCTGGCCGGTATCCGGACCGGCCGAGTGCTGCTCAGTGCGTACGTGGTGGCCGGGTTGTGCGTCGGCATTGCGGCCTGGATCGTCGCCGGCCGGGTCGGCGGCGCCGACCCCAACGCCGGCCTGAACTACAACCTGTTGTCGATCACCGCGGTGGTGATTGGCGGCACGTCGCTGTTCGGTGGTCGCGGGTCGGTGGTCGGCACCCTGATCGGGGCGCTGATCGTGCAGACGTTCAACAGCGGACTGGCCCTGGCCGGCGTCGACCCGAACTATCAGGTGCTGGCCACCGGCATCCTGGTGATCTTGGCGGTCTCGGTGGACCAGTGGATCAGAAAGGTGAAGGGCTGATGACGACGGCGACCTCGACCGACGAGCAGGCCGGCGGCAACACCGCCGGTTCGGATGAAACCCCGGTGCTGGAGGCGACCGGCCTGGTGAAGCTGTTCGGCCGGGTGGTCGGGCTGCGCGGAGTTGATCTTCGCCTCTTTCCCGGTGAGGTGCTGGCGGTGATCGGCGACAACGGCGCCGGCAAGTCGACCTTGATCAAATGCCTGTCCGGGGCGATGGCGCCTGATCAGGGCACGATCAAGATGGACGGCCGGGTGGTGAATTTCGGCAGCACGCAGGACGCGCGGGAGGCCGGTATCGAGACGGTGTATCAGAATCTGGCCGTCGCACCTGCGCTCGACATCGCCAGCAATCTCTTCCTGGCCAGGGAGATCCGCCGTCCGGGCATTCTCGGTTCGGTCTTCCGGATGGTCGATCGGCCGGCGATGCGTAAGCAGTCCAAGGCGTTCATCGACGATCTCGGCATCACCACGCTGCAGAACATCGACCAGGCGGTGGAGACCCTGTCCGGTGGTCAGCGGCAGATCGTCGCGGTCGCCCGGGCCGGTGCGTTCGGCAGCAAGGTGGTGATCTTGGACGAGCCGACCGCGGCGCTGGGCGTACGGGAGACCGGGCACGTGCTGAAGCTGGTCCGCGACCTGCGGGACAAGGGCATGGCGGTGATCTTGATCAGCCACAACATGCCGAACGTGTTCGAGACCGCGGACCGGATCCACATCCAGCGGCTCGGCGGCCTGGCCGGCGTGATCACCCCGAAGTCCCACAGCATGGAGGACGCGGTCGCGATCATGACCGGGGCGAAGACGCTGGAGCCCGACGAGCAGACGCTGCGCTGACCAGGAGAAGATCGGTGAACATTGTGGTCGGATATCTGCCGACGCCGGAGGGTTCGGCGGCGTTCGAGCAGGCCCGCGAGCTGGCCCGTGATCATGGGCATCGGCTGGTGGTGGTGAACACCGGACATCACGGCAACAACAACCATCCGCACTTCGCCACCCAGCATGATCTGGACGCGATCGAGACGGAACTGTTGAAGGCAGGGATCAATCATGAGATCCGCCAGTCCGGCGGGACCGAATCCGCTGCCGAGTTGATCATGAAGGTGGCCGACGAGACCGAGGCCGGTCTGATCGTGATCGGTCTGCGTCGCCGCAGCCCCGTCGGCAAGATCATCACCGGCAGCACCGCCCAAGCGATCCTGATCGACGCCAAGTGCCCGGTGCTGTCGGTCAAGCCCCGCCAGCGCTTGTTGACGCAGTCGAGATAGTGCCTGATGCCGCCATCTGGTCTGGCGTCCCACCTCAGCCGAGCACCTGCTTGGCCAGCGGTGAAGGAAACCGCGGCAACACCTTGCGGCCGTGCAGCCACTGCGTCAGCGTGGCCGCCCGTGACTCGAGGGCCGCGGATGCCACGGTGCCGACGTCCTCGAGCAGGTGCAGGCGGACCTCGCCGGCGTCGGTCTGCCACCAACCACCGACGACCTTGCCGTCGCTCCAGAGCGTCGGGCCTGCGTTGCCGGTGTTGTCGAAGAGCAGCTTGCGATACTCCGGGTCGACGTACCAGTCGCGGTCGACCCAGCCCATGATCGTCGGATCCAGGGCCGGCAGCAGCGCCACCCACGGTTCGGCCGGTTCCGGCGGATCAAGATCATCGGGCAGCAGGTAGCCGGTGCCGCCGTCAAGATCGACTTCGACGGCGTCCAGCTCGGCCAGTGATCGTTTCACGGCGGCGACGGTCGAACCCAGCCACCACTTCACGTCGTT belongs to Microlunatus elymi and includes:
- a CDS encoding 3-isopropylmalate dehydrogenase, producing MGLSSRTRSGYDARVTSENKTKNLAVIAGDGIGPEVVAEGIKVLQAVAPGAFELTDYDLGAERWKRTGEVLPDSVLDELRQSDGILFGAVGAAPGDKTMPSGILERGLILKIRFAFDHYVNLRPSRLFPGIPTPLADSVIAGKEIDFVVVREGTEGLYVGNGGVVRAGTPAEIATEVSINTAYGVERVVRDAFARASRRRNKITLVHKHNVLVNAGGLWRRIFESVAREYPDVATDYLHVDAATIFLATDPARFDVIVTDNLFGDIITDLAGAVTGGIGLAASGNINPEGRYPSMFEPVHGSAPDIAGKAIADPTATILSVSLLLDHLGLADESARIEKAVLADIAHRSAGTSRSTSEIGDAIASAL
- a CDS encoding O-methyltransferase; its protein translation is MSAPPELPELVTRALRMSLQHGYVMASRNETGRLLATLAATRSGTMAECGTGCGVGAAWLRVGAPKGTRVLTAELDPELAHGVMEMFAGDDIDVMHADWSTLAEHAPFSLIFIDAESARHSPREEIIDMLETGGMIVLDDFSPSTNWPPMESGRVDQLRQAWLTDERFTSVDVMVAPDTSVLIAVKR
- the ilvN gene encoding acetolactate synthase small subunit, with the protein product MVENKPGVLARVSGLFSRRGFNIDSLAVGPTEHPEVSRITIATAVDDAVLEQLTKQLNKLVEVLKIVELEPDSVRRELILVKVRADQSTRGQVLEIVQLFKAKSVDVSADTITIEATGNPDKLGSLLEMLEPYGIRELVQSGLVALGRGSRSITDRSLRTERNKAIRAI
- a CDS encoding acetolactate synthase large subunit translates to MAEERSESSPAADAGLTGAQALVRSLERVGADVVFGIPGGAILPAYDPLYDSEAVRHILVRHEQGAGHAAEGYAMVTGKVGVCMATSGPGATNLVTAIADAYMDSVPIVAITGQVASGSIGTDAFQEADITGITMPITKHSFLVKKAEDIPHAIAAAFHIASTGRPGPVLVDITKDALQGIAPFHWPKRLDLPGYRPVSRPHSKQIREAAKLIMAAKQPVLYVGGGVIKANAAEQLVQLVELTKIPVVTTLMARGAVPDSHPLNYGMPGMHGAVAAVGALQRSDLLISLGARFDDRVTGQLSSFAPDAKVIHADIDPAEISKNRHADVPIVGDCAEVIGELTEVLRAEPELPDFSAWQGYLDGLQNRYPTGYDEPDDGSLSPQGVIKRIGELTGPDAYYVAGVGQHQMWSAHFLPFERAGHWLNSGGAGTMGYGVPAAMGAKAGRPDSVVWCIDGDGCFQMTNQELVTCALEGIPVKIAVINNQSLGMVRQWQTLFYQGRYSNTDLKTNRVPDFQKLAEAMGCVGLRAETPAEVDAVIDKALSINDAPVVVEFVVHKDAMVWPMVAAGGSNDAIKIARDLAPNWEGEEL
- a CDS encoding branched-chain amino acid aminotransferase; amino-acid sequence: MSRLFDVRPNPHPKSEAERAAILADPGFGLHFSDHMAVAIWNPEEGWHDRQVRPYGPFQLDPAAAVLHYAQEIFEGLKAYRHANDSIWLFRPDKNADRFTKSAERLALPVLPHEDFLASIETLVVTDQAWVPGGGESNLYIRPFMFASETFLGVRPAKTVTYACIAGPAGAYFSHGVQPVDIWVSSQYVRAAPGGTGAAKTGGNYASSLIAQQEAYDKGCDQVLFLDGAEKRWVEELGGMNIYLVTSDGELITPSLEGTILEGVTRDSVLTLASEHGLQPVERRISIDELLDGIRSGKITEMFACGTAAVINPVGSLVTEQGRVVVNDGASGRYTDELRRALLDVQYGRVEDTHGWMHKVC
- the ilvC gene encoding ketol-acid reductoisomerase: MFYDDNADLSVIQGRHVAILGFGSQGHAHALSLRDSGVDVRVGVQEGSKSRAKAEAQGLRVLTPYEACEEADLIMVLTPDPSQRKVYEEAIAPNLVPGDALFFSHGFNIRYGYIKPPEGVDVAMVAPKGPGHLVRREYAEGRGVPVLVAVEQDGTGKAWDLALSYAKGIGGLRAGGIKTTFTEETETDLFGEQAVLCGGASALIQAGFETLTNAGYQPEVAYFECLHELKLIVDLMYEGGIAKQRWSISDTAEYGDYVSGPRVIDDHVKESMKAVLSDIQDGTFAQRFIDDQDAGAPEFKRFRAEAEQHPIEKVGRELRGLMAWVKSHDDDYVEGTAAR
- a CDS encoding NUDIX domain-containing protein — protein: MIKGDLAELAARAWKRLHGPAQWRILWLKHATFMIGVTGVVLDDHDRVLLLRHRFWKDCPWGTPSGYLERGETIEQGFAREVAEETSLQITDVRIHKINSGFRLRLEVAVISRLAGDQVPRVDEIEVAEARFFTVGELPADLRMGHRELIMAALAGSPA